GTCCGCCAGCAGGTCGACCTCCTGAGCCGGCATCACACGGTCCACCTGCTCGAACGCGCCAACGAGGCGCTCGGGGAGCGCATCGCGACCGCGGCGCGGATGATCTACTCGCCGGCCGAGCGGCGGAGCGTGTCCCGGGCGATCGGCCGGTTCCGGCCGGACGTCGTCCATCTCCACAACGCATATCCGTCGTTCGGGCCGGCCGTCCATCTTGTCGCCGAACGGCGCGGGCTGCCCCTCGTCATGACGGTCCACAACTTCCGGATGCGGTGCCCGAACGGCGTGATGTTCACGGAGGGGCAGCCGTGCCGACGGTGCGAGGGTGGCAACTATGCGAACGCCGTCGTCCACGAGTGCTTCCCGACGCGCTCCCAGGCTGCCGCCTATGCGAGCGCCCTGCTGACCCACCGGTTCGCGCTGAGGCTCGAGGAGAAGGTCACCCTGTACATCGCACCGAGCCGGTTCATGCGCGACCGCCTCGTCCAGTGGGGGATACCGCCGGACCGGGTGGAGGTCGTCCGGAACTTCACCGACCTGCGACCCGGCAATGCAGAGCCAGGTTCCTACGGCCTCTACGTGGGGCGGCTGTCCGACGAGAAGGGCCTGGACGATCTGTTGCACGCACTCGTCCTCGCTGGTGACCCGCCATTCCACCTCGTCGGGGACGGCCCCGCTGCGCGGAGGCTCGTGGAGCTCGCCGGACGCCTCGAGCTCGCCAACCTGCGCTTCGCGGGTCGCCTCAACCGCGATGGGGTCGAGCGCGAGATGCGTGGCGCTCGGTACGTGGCCTTCTCCTCGCGCTGGGACGAGAACGCCCCGCTCGCGGCGCTCGAGGCGATGGCCGCGGGACGTCCACTCCTCGCGACCCGCACGGGCGGGCTGACCGAGCTCGTCGAGGAGGACAGCGGGATCACCGTCGACGTGGGTGACGTGGAGGCGATGGGTCGGGCCATCCGGACGCTCGTGGAAGACGACGCACGGTGTCGATCGTTCGGCGAGCGCGCCATCGCACGCGCCGTGGCCGAGCTCGCGCCAGAGCCGCATCGGCATCGCCTCGAGGAGGTCTACGAACGCGCGCAAGTGCTGGCATCGCTGCCACGAGCATCGCGACACTAGGTGCCGGCAAGCCTCGCAACGATCGGCGCCACGGCCTCGATGTCCGCGCCCAGGTTCCAGTAGTTGAACCCGTAGCGCTCGCGGCGCTCCTGGAGCGCCGCGACGCAGGCGGCCACGCTGCCGGCGAGCACGGCCGGCGAGCCGGCGAGCAGCTCGGGGTCGGCCCCCAGCAGCTCGGCGAAGCTAGAGGTGCTTGCTCCGGCCTCGGCGGGCGAGTCCGAGACCCGGACGAGATAGGCCGAGAACTGGAGCTCGAGCGCATCGTCCGGCCGGCCGGCCGCGCGGGCGGCCTCGCGCACCCAGCGAACCTTCGCGCCAATGCGCTCCGCGCCGAGGTCCGCCGCGGCGGCGGCCGAGAGCGAACCCTCGGGCAGTCTGGCGTGAACGCCCACGATGTCCGCGTTCGCCGCCGCGAAGGCCAGGATTCGTGGCCCGCCACCGCCGATCATGAATGGCGGGTGCGGTTGCTGGACGGGCTTCGGCAGGCCGTCCAGGCCGGCGATCCGGTAGTGTCGGCCCTGGAACGAGACGGGGTCCGGGCCGAACAGGCCGCGGATGACCTCCACGGACTCGGCCAATCGCTCGATCCGGGTGGCCGGCGGATCCAGGCGGATGCCCGCGGCGACGTAGTCGTCCTCCAGCCAGCCGGCTCCGATCCCAAGCTCGACACGGCCGCCGCTCAGCACGTCCAGCGTCGCGATCGCCTTATGGAGGAGAACGGGGTGACGGAAGTCGTTCGAGAGGACGAGCGAGAGCACCCGAAGCGTGGTGGTTGCGTCGACCGCCGCGGTCATGACCGTCAGTGGCTCCATCGTCCAGCCGTGGGTCAGGTGCTCCGAGACGCACACGGTGCTGAAGCCGAGGTCCTCGATCCGGCGCAGGGCACCGCGCCAGCGTTCGATCGGCTGTGTCAGTCGGGGCATCGGCGCGATGAATCGGAACGGCCTGGTCACGGCGCCTCGGTCAGCTGAACAGCCGGAGTTCCGGAAGGGCCACGACGAACCGGCCGCCCCAGGTGCGTGCCACGGCCAGCTGTTCGACGATCTCTTCGCGGAGCGTCCACGGCAGGATGAGGATGAGGTCCGGGCGGGCGACCTCGATGGCCGTCGGATCCCGGATCGGAATTCGGCAGCCAGGCAGCAATCGGCCCTGCTTGTCCGGCGAACGGTCGACCGTGAACGGCAGGAGCGCAGACGTGATCCCGGCGGCGTTGCAGAGCGTCGCTGCGCGGCTCGGGGCGCCGTACCCGGCGACCTTCAGGCCGTCGGCGCGCGCGGTCTCGAGAAACGACCGGATGCGATCGCAGGCTGCCGCCGCGGCCGGGCCCAGATCATCGAACCCATCCAGCCGGTCCAGACCTCCGGTGTGCTCAGCCTCGACGATCGCCTCGAGTCGAGCGGTGCCTTCGGGGGTCGCCCGGGCGGAGGCATCCTCCGAACCCACGGCGAGGACCCGCAGCGAGCCACCGTGGGCCGCCATCGGGCGGGCGTCGATCGCCCGCAGTCCGTGGCGATCGAGCAACGGCCGCAGCGCGGTCAGCGAGAGATAGGTGCGATGGGCGTGACAGACAGCGTCGAACTGGCGCTCCACCACGAGGCCGAGCAGGTGGTGGAACTCGATCGCGACCGTGCCGCCCGGCTTGAGCAGGAGGCCGATCCCGCTCGTGGCATCGGCCAGGTCGTCGACGTGCGCGAGCGCGTGGTTGACGAGAACCAGGTCGGCCGGGCCCGCGGCTGCCCGGAGCGCGGCCGCGCTGCTCGCGCCGAAGGGGCCGGGGCTCGTCCGGATCTCCGCTGCGCGACACGCCTCGGCCATGGCCGGATCGGCCTCCACCGCCCAGACCCGGAGGCCGGCAGCCCGGAAGGGCGCGAGGAGGTGGCCGGATCCGGCGGCAACGTCGACCACCAGGCTCGACGCATCCAGTTTCAGCTCGTCGAGCAGCTCGGCGGCCCAACCGCCGACGTGGTCCAGTGTCGACGAGGAGAAGGCCGCCCCATGCCCGTGGGCCGGGTCTGGCGGTTGCTCCGTCTCCGCCAGCTGTACCAGCCAGCAGTGCGGGCACACGCCAAGAGCAAGCCGGTGAGTCGGTTCCGCCCCCGGCGGCGCGTCGGGATCGACGAGCGCATCGGCAAACGGCTGGGAGCCGAGGTCAAGGATCGGTCCCAGCAGGGCCGAGCCGCAGGACCGACAAGGCCCGAGCGATTCGGGTTCGGGCATCGAACGGGGTCTCACTTCGGCCGGAGCGTCGATGGGTGGCCTGAGGATACCAGTCGGCCGGGGGCGGGACGCTTGGCTCGGTCGTCAGCCGTCGCGCTCGAGCGCGCGCTCGGCCGCCCGTTCTCCGCTCACGAACGCCTCGTCCGTCCAGAGGTGGTTCCACTCGCCATAGCGCCCGCAGTACAGGACGCCTATCTCGTCCAGGTAGCCGTGGACCGTCGCCAGCGCAGCGGCCCGGTCATGGTCGTAGATGACGTTGCCATAGCGAGCGACCCGCGCCTCAGAGAAGAGGATCTGATCGGCGTCCCGAAGGATCCCGCAACGCCGCAGGTCGGCAATCACGCGCCGGATGAGCCCGTCGGGTGATTCGGGCAGCGGGCGGTACTTGTCGGAGAAGTAGATCTCGGCCTGGATGCTGCCCGTCCCCGGCGGCACGGTGTGGGGCGACAGGCGGTGAGGAAAGCTCAGGCGCGAGAAGACGATGTCCTCGTCGTAGAAATAGGACACGTGGGCGTCAGTGAGGTCCGCCCGATCGATCCCCAGATTGACCATCACCACGCTCGTGAACGCCAGTCGCGCGGCCGCCTCGCGAACTTCACCTGGGACGCCGTCGATCATCGGGATCAGCTCGGGCAGTCCGATCGACGAGATGACCTGCCGGTACGGCACGGAGAGCCCTGTCGCGAAGCGGAGCACGCAGGCGACCGGATCCAGTCCGACGAGTTCGTGACCCAGGCGCACGCCGGCCCGCTCGGCCCACGACCGGACGTAGGAGACGTAGCCGCCGTGGGAGGGGTACCGGAAATGGGTGACGTAGTGAACGTCGGTCGTCGGCGTGCTCGCCAGGGCGCCCTGGAATATCTCCGCGAGGTTGGGCCGATACATCCGCGGGCCCAGCCAGTCAGTCGTCAGGTTGGCGGCCTCGGTGGTGTGGTACTTGCGACCGTAGACGAGCGGGAAGGTCTCGGCGAACGTCCGCCCGAACGCCGCCAGGCACCATTCCTCGTAGTTGCTGACCTGCGGATCCGCGATCCGCTGGGCCTCCACGAAGTCCACCAGAAGCCGGACGATCAGGTCGGTCGGAAGGCCGTGGAGGTTGACCTGGGCCGGATGGGTGAACCAGTAGCCCTGCCAGTAGTTGTTCAGGCGAATGGGCACGCTCTCGAACCGGCCGTCGACGGCGTCGGCCAGGATGCCCTGAACACGTTCGTCCTTCGTGAACGACACATGCGGACCGTCGTCGAAGACCCAGCCATCGGGTTGGACGTGACTGGCCGTGTGGCCTCCGATGTACGGGTTTTTGTCGAAGCAGACGTACGGGCGGCCGGCGGTCTCGAGTCGATGGCCGGCACCAAAGCCCGCAAACCCGCTACCCAACACGGCGATCGTCCGGTGATCCGTCATCGAGTCATTTTCATACCTCGATCATCTGGGTTGTGCGGCGGCCGGTCCTGGGCCGGACCGGCCTGTGTCGGAACAGGGTAGTCGGGGACGCGTAGGGCGTCGTCGCAGGGTCTTGCGGGGTGCCACCGGCGGGTTCGTGGCCCGGCGGCAGGACTCCGAGATGCAAATTCGCCGCGCGGAGGATATCATCGCCCCTCGCCGGCGTCACCGGCATTGGCGGTCGCGGTCGCGTCACGAGGGGGCAGGCGTGGAGGCGGACGGAACGAGGAACGGGCCGGCTCGCGTTCCGTCGTGGTTCCGCCTTCCGGCCACTGTGGACGTCGTTCACCTTCGGGCCCGGTTGTACAGGCTACCCGGCCATTGGCTCGGTGCGCTGATGCGTCCAACGTTCGACCGCCTCCGCGCTCAAGACGCCGGGCCCGAGATGGGCCCGAGATGGGGGCGATCGACGCCGCCGCCGCGAGTCTCGATCGGCCTCGTCGTCTACAACGGGGAGCGTTATCTCAGCTCGGCCATCGACTCCCTGCTCGACCAGACCTACCGTGACTTCGAGCTCATCATCTCGGACAACGGGTCGACTGATGGAACCGAGCGGATCGCCAGCGCAGCCGTCGACCGCGACGACCGCGTCCGCTATGTGCGCCACGCCGAGAACCACGGCCTGGCCTGGAACCTGAACTACGTCGTCCGGCAGGCCAGCGGCGAGTTCTTCATGTGGGCCGGCCATGACGACATCCACGGACCCGAGTTCATCGAGCGATGCGTGGCCGTCCTGAGCGCGGATTCCGGGGTGGTCTATGCCTACGGCGATACGCTACTGATCGATGGCGAGGGCACGGTCTTCGGTCGCGAGATCAACCGCTTCGAGCTGGCCGAGCGATCGCCGAACCGGCGGTTCTGGGAGCAGCTGGTGGTCCGGGGAGGCCAGAACTTCTACGGGATCATCCGGTCGTCCGTCCTCCGCTCGATCGCGCCGCACGGATCGATCCCGTGGGCCGAGCGGGTCATGTTCGCGGAGCTGAGCCTGCATGGTCGGTTTGCGCTCGTCCCAAGGGCGACATTCTTCTGGCGCCGCCATCCCGCTCAACTCACTGCGATCTGGGGGAGCCGACGTGCGTTCACCGACGCCCTGGATCCCGGGCGCCCAGCCTGGCGACGATTGACGCCGGTGCTCATGACCGAATATGTGGGCGGCTACGTGGCCGCGATCTGGCGAGCGCCGTTGGGAGCCGGGGAGCAGCTCCGTTGCTGCGCCCGGTTGGCTCGCTGGCTGCTCAGCCACCTTCCCGGCCTGGGTGTGGAGGACCCCCGCGCAGCGGGTGTGGAGATCGGGCCTCTGCGGCCCGAGGATCAGGGCACTACACGGGACGGATCTTCCGACGGTGACTGATCGGCCGGCGACGGACTGGCCGATCACACCCGGGTGCACGAGCGGCCCACCGCGCGTCTCGCCGAGCCGTTCAACTCCTTGGATGCGGTCGGTCGGCTCCGCGGCGTCGCCAGGAGCGGCCCCCGCGTTCCACCGGACGCACCTGGACGGTCCCGTCAAGCCGGCGCCGCTCGGGGAGGTACAGTTCCGACCGGCGGCTACCGGAGGTGCTTGTGGGCCGTCGCGCGCCGTGATGATGAGGTGACAATGAATACGCGAGGGTTCGCCCGGTGAAGGTCGTGCTCTTCTGCGGCGGGTCCGGGATCCGTCTCCCCGACGGCGGGGAGACGCTCCCCAAGCCGATGGTGAGGATCGGCGATCGCCCCCTTCTCTGGCACGTGATGCGCTACTACGCCCACTGGGGCATGCGCGACTTCATCCTCTGCCTGGGCGCCCAGGGGGGCCTCATCAAGGACTACTTCCTGTCCTACGACGAGACGCTCACGAACGACTTCACGCTCTCCTCCGGGGGCCGGCGGATCGATCTCCATGGCA
This genomic stretch from Chloroflexota bacterium harbors:
- a CDS encoding glycosyltransferase family 4 protein; its protein translation is MRILIAHSFYRLAGGEDGYVRQQVDLLSRHHTVHLLERANEALGERIATAARMIYSPAERRSVSRAIGRFRPDVVHLHNAYPSFGPAVHLVAERRGLPLVMTVHNFRMRCPNGVMFTEGQPCRRCEGGNYANAVVHECFPTRSQAAAYASALLTHRFALRLEEKVTLYIAPSRFMRDRLVQWGIPPDRVEVVRNFTDLRPGNAEPGSYGLYVGRLSDEKGLDDLLHALVLAGDPPFHLVGDGPAARRLVELAGRLELANLRFAGRLNRDGVEREMRGARYVAFSSRWDENAPLAALEAMAAGRPLLATRTGGLTELVEEDSGITVDVGDVEAMGRAIRTLVEDDARCRSFGERAIARAVAELAPEPHRHRLEEVYERAQVLASLPRASRH
- a CDS encoding TIGR03621 family F420-dependent LLM class oxidoreductase; translated protein: MPRLTQPIERWRGALRRIEDLGFSTVCVSEHLTHGWTMEPLTVMTAAVDATTTLRVLSLVLSNDFRHPVLLHKAIATLDVLSGGRVELGIGAGWLEDDYVAAGIRLDPPATRIERLAESVEVIRGLFGPDPVSFQGRHYRIAGLDGLPKPVQQPHPPFMIGGGGPRILAFAAANADIVGVHARLPEGSLSAAAAADLGAERIGAKVRWVREAARAAGRPDDALELQFSAYLVRVSDSPAEAGASTSSFAELLGADPELLAGSPAVLAGSVAACVAALQERRERYGFNYWNLGADIEAVAPIVARLAGT
- a CDS encoding methyltransferase domain-containing protein, with translation MPEPESLGPCRSCGSALLGPILDLGSQPFADALVDPDAPPGAEPTHRLALGVCPHCWLVQLAETEQPPDPAHGHGAAFSSSTLDHVGGWAAELLDELKLDASSLVVDVAAGSGHLLAPFRAAGLRVWAVEADPAMAEACRAAEIRTSPGPFGASSAAALRAAAGPADLVLVNHALAHVDDLADATSGIGLLLKPGGTVAIEFHHLLGLVVERQFDAVCHAHRTYLSLTALRPLLDRHGLRAIDARPMAAHGGSLRVLAVGSEDASARATPEGTARLEAIVEAEHTGGLDRLDGFDDLGPAAAAACDRIRSFLETARADGLKVAGYGAPSRAATLCNAAGITSALLPFTVDRSPDKQGRLLPGCRIPIRDPTAIEVARPDLILILPWTLREEIVEQLAVARTWGGRFVVALPELRLFS
- a CDS encoding NAD(P)-binding protein encodes the protein MTDHRTIAVLGSGFAGFGAGHRLETAGRPYVCFDKNPYIGGHTASHVQPDGWVFDDGPHVSFTKDERVQGILADAVDGRFESVPIRLNNYWQGYWFTHPAQVNLHGLPTDLIVRLLVDFVEAQRIADPQVSNYEEWCLAAFGRTFAETFPLVYGRKYHTTEAANLTTDWLGPRMYRPNLAEIFQGALASTPTTDVHYVTHFRYPSHGGYVSYVRSWAERAGVRLGHELVGLDPVACVLRFATGLSVPYRQVISSIGLPELIPMIDGVPGEVREAAARLAFTSVVMVNLGIDRADLTDAHVSYFYDEDIVFSRLSFPHRLSPHTVPPGTGSIQAEIYFSDKYRPLPESPDGLIRRVIADLRRCGILRDADQILFSEARVARYGNVIYDHDRAAALATVHGYLDEIGVLYCGRYGEWNHLWTDEAFVSGERAAERALERDG
- a CDS encoding glycosyltransferase family 2 protein, producing MGPRWGRSTPPPRVSIGLVVYNGERYLSSAIDSLLDQTYRDFELIISDNGSTDGTERIASAAVDRDDRVRYVRHAENHGLAWNLNYVVRQASGEFFMWAGHDDIHGPEFIERCVAVLSADSGVVYAYGDTLLIDGEGTVFGREINRFELAERSPNRRFWEQLVVRGGQNFYGIIRSSVLRSIAPHGSIPWAERVMFAELSLHGRFALVPRATFFWRRHPAQLTAIWGSRRAFTDALDPGRPAWRRLTPVLMTEYVGGYVAAIWRAPLGAGEQLRCCARLARWLLSHLPGLGVEDPRAAGVEIGPLRPEDQGTTRDGSSDGD